The nucleotide sequence ACTGAGCGCGAGCAGTATCGGAATTCCACCCGGTGTTCCCCGGCAGGGACCCGGACCGCGCGTATCAGCCCATTGGCAGGATAGACGTTAACAGGACTTCCGTCGAGCCCGGCCCTCCACGCCGGGTCATACGGCTCCGAGAGCACCAGCCAGCAGGGCGAAGAGGCGCGGACCCCCATCTCCATCTCATGAGGGCTCTCACTCAGGAATTCAATCTCCCCCTGCACCCAATCCGCGGACGCCGGCCACTGGCCCTCGCCCTCCAAATAAAGAGTCTGAACCGGATCAAATCCGGGCTTTGCAATGCGTTGCCAAATTTCCCGGCGGTCCCGCACCCAGCGGGCCTCAGGGATCAACCAAGCCCGCGGGGAAGTTTGAATACGGCGGTAAAGCGCCAAGCTCTCTGCATTCAGCACTTTTTCCCATTCAGAATCCGGAGGCTCCACATCCGCAGATTGAATCAGATACCTCAGATTCAGGAGCTGCCAGAGCGGGTGACCGGGATAGCGCAGGTATTTCAGATAGCTGACGGGCCGGTCCAAAGGCGCCCCTTCGAGAGTGTTCACAAACTCCGCATAGCGCTGGGTGGCAATGGGCTTGTATCCGTTAACCAAAGGAATTCCGGCCAACATCTCCAAATTTGTGAGGGCCTGGCCCTGCCAAAGCACCCGAAAAGGTTCCTCATCCTGAAGCAAAGCCCGGACGATTGAATCGGGCATCTTAAAGATGCCGGGATGCGCGGGTTGGATATACCGGCTCCCAAAAGAGTGCATGTCCAGGACCACCACGAGCAGAACCATGGACGGAAGAATCTTCGAGCGCCGATAAAACTCGGGTTGCTCGAAAATACGCGAACAAAGCACGGCCCCGCTCACAGCGATTCCCAAATTCCAAAAGAGCAGGAAGCGGCCCGGTTCCCTAAAAACGGAAAAACCCGGCAGATATTGGTAAAGAAATCCGTACACGGGCGTGTGATTACCCAGGGCGAGCAGAAGTCCCCCGAGCGCCATAAAACACCAGAGCCTTGCGGCGGGCGGGCCGAAAAAAAGCGCAAGCAATCCCAGGATTGTGAGAAAAACCCCGGCATAGGCGGTCCGCTCCCACCACAGGCCCGCCCCCCGGTAGCGGGTAGTGATTTGATCGCCCAAGGCCCAAGGCTGAATCAAAGTAATGAGTTCCCGCGGCGCAAGGGAGCGCGCTGCTGCCTGGTCCCAGCTCAAGCCCCCGGCCCTCTCGGAATCTTTCTGGAATTCCATCGCAGGCATCCACTGTGCCGCACCCAGGCCTGCAAAAAGTCCAAAGGCCAGGAATAATCCCAGAACGGAGTGCCCGGTTTTCGCCCTGTCTCGCTTAAGAAGCTGCGCAAGAACGAAAATACATAGAAAACCCGCAGTCATCAAGCTGAGCTGGACATGGCCGGTATAAAGCATGAGTCCCAAACACAAACCCACCGGAACCCAACTCCTGATCCGGTTCTTGCGCAAAGCCCGCAGAGTCCACATAAAAACAAAGGGCACCAAAGCCGCTGTGTACACTATGTCAAAGTGCCCGGCAAAAAGACGCCCTATTTGGTGTCCTCCGAATCCAAAAGAAAAACCCGCCATCAAAGCTGCGGCTCTGATCCCGCCCGTGCGCCTTACAAGACGGTAAGCCCCCCAAGCTCCGAGAGTGAGAAAGAACGCATGGAGGAAGTTCAGTTTCTGGAAAATTGAAAGGCCCGGCAGCAAGAACTCGGCACCCAGGCGCGGCAGCAAGGTACGGATATCCGTGGCTGCCCAAAAGGGCATGCCCCCGTGCACAAAAGGATTCCAGAGCGGAAGTTCGCCGGCCCGCAAACATCGCAGCGCAAACTCCTGATAGCAGAACAGGTGGCGGTCCAGTGTATATAGAGGAAGGCCTGAGGCAAACAAGGGTCCCAGGTACAAGAGCGGAAAGAGCAAGAGCAGAAGTGCGATCACCACTTGAGCCTCTCCCGGCGATCCCTCACAGCCCGGTACACCTGCTCCATCTCCTGCGCAGTCTGGACCCGGCCCGGATCCAACAATAAAGCCCAACGGTAATGCAGGAGCGCGCGCTCCCACTCACCCTGGACCGTGAGCAATGCCCCCAAGCTCGATTGGAGATCCGCTTGTGCAGGATGATAGCGCAAAGAAGTGCGCAAGGCTTCCGTCGCATCCCTCACCCGCTCCTGGTCCAGATAGAGATGGGCCAAAGAGCGGGCAGGTTGCCAGGCATTGGGCCGGATGGATTGCGCTTCGAGGAAATAGGATTCCGCCTTGGGGTAATAACCCGCAAAATGCATGAGCCTTCCCAGAAGGAGCGCCCCCCAATACGCATCGTACGGCTTTCCCGGATTCCAGATCATGAGATCAGGGCGAATCTCGAACTTCTGCACAAAATCCTGATTCTGGATGCTGCGTTTGAGAAGCACGGCATGACTCTCGTCCAAATAGACCACGGCCCAATCCGGATTTCCCCAGAGCTGCGCCAGCCACTCGGGCCGTTCCAGACTGTGCGAAGCAGTCCGGCAAGTCGCGGTCTCCTGCAGCCCCTGTTGGGCAATCCAGCTTTGAGCCTGTTGGGATTCGCGATAGCGCAAAGGCACGCGTTCCGAACGGGTCGCCCGCGCCTGCTCCGCTGCGGTTAAGGAGGCAAGAAGAATCCAACACAAAGTAATGACAAGGGGACGCTTCATCTCCGGTACTGGGCGAGCAAGGCCTTTTTCCAAACGGCCGACTCTTCCCCCAATTCTCCTTGTGCTTTGATTTGGGCATCTTCCAAGGCCATCCAGGCGCGCGCCGTCTCGCGCTGCTGTGCATAGTGTTGGGCCAAGGCCAAGTAAATCCTCGGATCCTGGATGTCCCGGCCGAGCTGCTTGAGCTCGATCTCGTACCGCAACTGCCTCCAACGCAAAGGCGCGTGCGTTTTGATCATCAATTCCTCAGTCAGGTACACAACGCGGTCCCCGTAAATGACCATGGGCAGTTTGATGCCATCCGCAGAAAGGGCCGTTTCCAGGGCGCGGTCAAACGAAGCCATGGCCCTGATTCCAAGGCCCATGCTGTCCTCGATCACTGCCCGGTTTAAAAGCACGGCCGGCCTGCGCGGGTCCAAATCAAAGGCCTTATCCAAGGCCTCCAAAGCAACGCGATTATCCCCCTGCACCCAAAGTGCGACGGCCAGATTATTCCAATTCACAGGCTGAGCCGCGTCCGCCTCCGCCTTCTGACGCCAGTGCGTGGAGTCCAACTGCAGTTCTTGAAAAGTGCACAACTCCATGCGGCGCAGGTGCTGCCGGCCGAGGACCTCCAAGGCCTCGGCCCTTCTGCCCTCTTGAAGCAAGGCAAAAGCTAAGGCATC is from Candidatus Omnitrophota bacterium and encodes:
- a CDS encoding YfhO family protein, which encodes MVIALLLLLFPLLYLGPLFASGLPLYTLDRHLFCYQEFALRCLRAGELPLWNPFVHGGMPFWAATDIRTLLPRLGAEFLLPGLSIFQKLNFLHAFFLTLGAWGAYRLVRRTGGIRAAALMAGFSFGFGGHQIGRLFAGHFDIVYTAALVPFVFMWTLRALRKNRIRSWVPVGLCLGLMLYTGHVQLSLMTAGFLCIFVLAQLLKRDRAKTGHSVLGLFLAFGLFAGLGAAQWMPAMEFQKDSERAGGLSWDQAAARSLAPRELITLIQPWALGDQITTRYRGAGLWWERTAYAGVFLTILGLLALFFGPPAARLWCFMALGGLLLALGNHTPVYGFLYQYLPGFSVFREPGRFLLFWNLGIAVSGAVLCSRIFEQPEFYRRSKILPSMVLLVVVLDMHSFGSRYIQPAHPGIFKMPDSIVRALLQDEEPFRVLWQGQALTNLEMLAGIPLVNGYKPIATQRYAEFVNTLEGAPLDRPVSYLKYLRYPGHPLWQLLNLRYLIQSADVEPPDSEWEKVLNAESLALYRRIQTSPRAWLIPEARWVRDRREIWQRIAKPGFDPVQTLYLEGEGQWPASADWVQGEIEFLSESPHEMEMGVRASSPCWLVLSEPYDPAWRAGLDGSPVNVYPANGLIRAVRVPAGEHRVEFRYCSRSVFLGIAITLVTICLLLMLSFPRVRRVWGGAKDDS